The following are encoded together in the Cynocephalus volans isolate mCynVol1 chromosome 4, mCynVol1.pri, whole genome shotgun sequence genome:
- the LOC134375957 gene encoding olfactory receptor 14K1-like — MTNHTTVMDFILMGFSDTVEVQVFHAFLFLMIYLLTLLGNLLIIVLVTVDQCLHSPMYFFLKNLSFLDVCLISITVPKLILNSLSHRSIISFAGCVLQVLLVIHFAGSELFILTAMSYDRYVAICHPLHYDVTMNRGVCVQMVAVSWLLGSIFGILYSAGTFSLPFCGSRKLPQFFCDVPSLLKISCTNRHITIDVSVAIGVIYAIFCLVSIGFSYIYIFNTVLRLPSGQGRSKAFSTCMPHLIVVITFIMTGTIAYLKPVPDSPRLVDFLVSVLYSVLPPSLNPIVYSLRNNEIKAAVWKILWKLSQYKFYGENNRASI, encoded by the coding sequence ATGACCAACCACACGACAGTGATGGACTTCATCCTAATGGGATTTTCTGACACCGTGGAGGTtcaggttttccatgcctttctgtttttgatgaTTTACTTGCTGACTCTCCTGGGGAATCTTCTCATTATTGTCCTTGTCACCGTGGACCAGTGTCTTCATagccccatgtacttcttcctgaaGAACTTATCATTTCTTGATGTTTGCCTTATTTCAATAACTGTTCCTAAACTTATTCTGAACTCTTTATCACATAGAAGCATCATTTCTTTTGCAGGATGTGTGCTACAGGTCTTGTTAGTGATTCACTTTGCTGGGTCTGAGCTTTTCATCCTCACGGCCATGTcctatgaccgctatgtggccatctgtcacCCACTGCACTATGATGTCACCATGAACAGGGGAGTCTGTGTGCAGATGGTAGCTGTCTCTTGGCTCCTTGGGAGTATCTTTGGCATCTTATACTCAGCAGGAactttttctttacctttctgtGGTTCCAgaaaactcccacagtttttctgTGATGTGCCCTCTCTCCTGAAGATTTCTTGCACCAACAGGCATATTACCATTGATGTTAGTGTGGCAATTGGAGTCATTTATGCTATTTTTTGTTTAGTGTCCATtggattttcatatatttacattttcaataCAGTTCTGAGATTGCCATCTGGACAAGGGCGGTcaaaagccttctccacctgtatGCCACATCTCATAGTTGTGATCACGTTCATTATGACAGGCACCATTGCCTATCTGAAGCCAGTCCCCGATTCCCCACGTCTTGTGGATTTTTTGGTGTCTGTATTGTATTCTGTGTTGCCTCCATCTCTGAACCCCATAGTATACAGTCTAAGGAACAACGAAATCAAGGCAGCTGTGTGGAAGATTCTATGGAAACTAAGCCAGTATAAGTTTTATGGGGAAAACAATAGAGCTAGTATCTAG